A genomic window from Silene latifolia isolate original U9 population chromosome Y, ASM4854445v1, whole genome shotgun sequence includes:
- the LOC141626669 gene encoding beta-galactosidase 8-like yields MQNYYMYHGGTNFGHAAGGPFITTTYDYDAPIDEYGIVRPPKWGYLRDVYKAIKLCEAAMVATDPTYTSLGSNLEASVYKTESGLCSPLFE; encoded by the exons ATGCAAAACTATTACATG TACCATGGAGGAACTAACTTTGGACACGCAGCTGGTGGACCATTTATTACTACAACTTACGACTATGATGCTCCAATCGATGAATATG GAATCGTTAGACCGCCAAAATGGGGCTACTTACGAGACGTTTACAAGGCCATAAAGCTCTGTGAAGCAGCAATGGTTGCAACAGATCCCACATACACATCTCTTGGATCAAATTTAGAG GCATCTGTGTACAAAACAGAATCAGGTTTATGTTCTCCTTTATTTGAATAA